In one window of Mytilus trossulus isolate FHL-02 chromosome 7, PNRI_Mtr1.1.1.hap1, whole genome shotgun sequence DNA:
- the LOC134726500 gene encoding uncharacterized protein LOC134726500, translated as MSPINVNRLEYELKEHPDKHFVMYLLNGIRFGFDTLVSMLDLPTFECRNLLSAIRDPESVDMLLKQEIDKGYVKGPFSSPPFETYRVSPIGIAEGKYSGKKRLILDLSSPHENETHDSINSLIDKEVCSLSYVKIDDAIRAIKHFGRQTILNKTDMTDAFKQLGIRKDQHHLYCMKWKNNYYYYVRLCFGSRSSPCIFDNLSRAICWIAKENYGIPVILHLLDDFLTIQSPDSCGFRTMALITLIFNRLNIPISKKKTVGPTCTIEYLGIILDTVSFEARLPDEKVERISNFIDSFLHKKSVTKREVLQLLGHFNFAARIIRPGRSFVSYLITLSTKVDKLHHYISLSKDCRTDLIMWRDFLKGWNRVTFFYDEHITLASDIELYTDAASNFGFGGFFQGKWFSSTWSSELSTSLDSDMSMAFRELYPIVVASLLWGHLWNKKRIMFHCDNEAVVNIVNKGRSKVLDTMRLMRTLTWLSVKQNFTIQCQHIPGVKNVIADSLSRFDFQTFQKAAPAAETVPTPCPKYWQVMWN; from the coding sequence ATGTCACCTATAAATGTAAATAGACTTGAATATGAACTTAAAGAACACCcagataaacattttgttatgtatCTTCTGAATGGTATACGTTTCGGTTTTGATACATTAGTATCTATGCTCGATTTACCTACGTTTGAATGTAGGAATTTACTTTCTGCCATCAGAGATCCCGAAAGTGTTGATAtgcttttaaaacaagaaatagaTAAAGGATATGTTAAAGGCCCGTTTAGTAGTCCACCTTTCGAAACTTACCGTGTTAGTCCCATTGGGATTGCAGAAGGCAAATATTCAGGCAAAAAACGTCTTATCCTTGATCTATCTTCTCCACACGAAAATGAAACACATGATAGCATCAATAGTCTTATAGATAAGGAGGTATGTTCCCTATCTTATGTAAAAATAGATGACGCAATAAGGGCCATCAAGCATTTCGGAAGGCAAACAATTCTAAACAAAACCGATATGACCGATGCATTCAAACAGCTAGGAATTCGAAAAGACCAACATCACTTGTATTGCATGAAatggaaaaacaattattattattatgtaagACTTTGTTTTGGTTCTCGCAGCTCTCCTTGTATCTTTGACAATCTATCACGGGCTATTTGTTGGATAGCAAAGGAAAATTACGGCATACCAGTTATACTTCATCTCCTAGATGATTTTCTCACTATTCAATCACCGGACTCTTGCGGGTTTAGAACTATGGCGCTAATTACGCTTATATTCAATCGTCTAAATATTCCAATTTCTAAGAAAAAGACTGTAGGTCCCACTTGTACTATCGAGTATCTAGGAATCATACTAGACACTGTAAGTTTTGAAGCAAGATTACCTGATGAAAAGGTAGaaagaatttcaaattttattgacaGTTTTCTGCATAAAAAATCGGTAACGAAAAGAGAAGTATTACAACTGTTAGGACATTTTAATTTTGCGGCTAGAATTATTCGTCCTGGTAGATCGTTTGTCAGTTATCTCATAACGTTATCTACAAAAGTTGATAAACTGCATCACTATATATCATTATCAAAAGACTGTAGAACGGACTTAATCATGTGGCGAGATTTCCTAAAAGGCTGGAATAGAGTTACTTTCTTTTATGACGAACATATTACCTTAGCTAGTGACATTGAACTGTACACAGATGCGGCTTCTAACTTTGGATTCGGAGGTTTCTTTCAAGGTAAATGGTTTAGTAGTACTTGGTCTTCTGAACTATCAACTTCACTCGATTCAGACATGTCCATGGCTTTTAGAGAACTGTACCCAATTGTTGTTGCATCTTTATTATGGGGGCACTTATGGAATAAGAAACGTATCATGTTCCACTGTGACAATGAGGCCGTCGTTAATATAGTTAACAAAGGAAGATCTAAAGTACTAGACACTATGAGGTTAATGAGAACACTTACTTGGCTATCcgttaaacaaaactttactaTTCAATGTCAACATATTCCCGGAGTTAAAAATGTGATAGCTGACTCTTTATCTCGATTTGATTTTCAGACCTTCCAAAAAGCAGCACCAGCAGCAGAGACAGTTCCCACTCCGTGTCCAAAATATTGGCAAGTAATGTGGAATTAA